A section of the Subtercola frigoramans genome encodes:
- a CDS encoding ATP-dependent Clp protease ATP-binding subunit: MFERFTDRARRVVVLAQEEAKMLNHNYIGTEHILLGLIHEGEGVAAKALESLGISLDAVREQVQDIIGQGQQQPTGHIPFTPRAKKVLELSLREALQLGHNYIGTEHILLGLIREGEGVAAQVLVKLGADLNRVRQQVIQLLSGYQGKEAVAVGGNEQAPDKGSQILDQFGRNLTQAARDNKLDPVIGREKEIERVMQILSRRSKNNPVLIGEPGVGKTAVVEGLAQAIVRGDVPETLKDKQLYTLDLGSLIAGSRYRGDFEERLKKVTKEIRTRGDIITFIDEIHTLVGAGAAEGAIDAASILKPLLARGELQTIGATTLDEYRKHFEKDAALERRFQPIQVAEPSLPHTINILKGLRDKYEAFHKVSITDGAIVAAANLADRYVADRFLPDKAIDLIDEAGARLRLSILSAPPELREFDERIALVRGRKEAAIEEQDFEKAASLRDEEKNLLGERLRLEKKWKSGDVKASGIVDEGLIAEVLAQATGIPVFKLTEEESSRLMFMEKALHQRVIGQEEAIAALSRTIRRTRSGLKDPKRPSGSFIFAGPTGVGKTELAKALAEFLFDDENALISLDMSEYGEKHTVSRLFGAPPGFVGFEEGGQLTEKVRRKPFSVVLFDEIEKAHPDIFNSLLQILEEGRLTDGQGRVVDFKNTVIIMTTNLGTKDITGSPIGFQSQTNVSTSYDRMKGKVNEELKKHFKPEFLNRVDDTIVFPQLSKEELLQIVDLFIGRLRDRLLDRDLSIELSLAAKERLIEVGFDPSLGARPLRRAMQNEVEDRLSERILLGELNAGDKIYVDFVEGEFTFLTTSPEPLAAITAEAAGAAAID; this comes from the coding sequence ATGTTTGAGAGATTTACCGACCGTGCCCGCCGTGTCGTCGTTTTGGCCCAAGAAGAAGCCAAGATGCTCAACCACAACTACATCGGCACCGAGCACATCCTGCTCGGCCTGATCCACGAGGGTGAGGGTGTCGCCGCCAAGGCGCTCGAATCCCTCGGCATTTCGCTCGACGCTGTGCGCGAGCAGGTGCAAGACATCATCGGCCAGGGCCAGCAGCAGCCGACGGGTCACATTCCGTTCACGCCCCGCGCGAAGAAGGTTCTCGAACTGTCGCTGCGTGAAGCGTTGCAGCTCGGGCACAACTACATCGGCACCGAGCACATCCTGCTCGGCCTCATCCGTGAGGGCGAAGGTGTTGCCGCCCAGGTTCTGGTCAAGCTCGGGGCCGACCTCAACCGTGTTCGTCAGCAGGTCATCCAGCTGCTGAGTGGGTACCAGGGCAAGGAGGCTGTTGCTGTGGGAGGCAACGAGCAGGCTCCCGACAAGGGGTCTCAGATTCTCGACCAGTTCGGTCGCAACCTCACGCAGGCTGCGCGCGACAACAAGCTGGACCCGGTCATCGGGCGCGAGAAGGAGATCGAGCGCGTCATGCAGATCCTGTCGCGCCGATCGAAGAACAACCCCGTGCTGATCGGTGAGCCCGGCGTCGGCAAGACGGCCGTTGTCGAGGGCCTCGCCCAGGCGATTGTTCGAGGCGACGTTCCGGAGACGCTGAAAGACAAGCAGCTCTACACGCTCGACCTCGGGTCGCTGATCGCCGGCAGTCGGTACCGCGGCGACTTCGAAGAGCGCCTCAAGAAGGTCACGAAGGAGATCCGCACCCGCGGCGACATCATCACCTTCATCGACGAGATCCACACGCTGGTGGGTGCAGGCGCAGCAGAAGGCGCGATCGATGCGGCGAGCATCCTGAAGCCACTGCTCGCCCGAGGTGAGCTGCAGACCATCGGCGCCACCACACTCGACGAGTACCGCAAGCACTTCGAGAAGGATGCGGCGCTCGAGCGCCGGTTCCAGCCGATCCAGGTCGCCGAGCCGTCGTTGCCCCACACGATCAACATCCTGAAGGGCCTGCGCGACAAGTACGAGGCGTTCCACAAGGTGTCGATCACCGACGGCGCCATCGTCGCGGCGGCGAATCTGGCCGACCGCTACGTCGCCGACCGCTTCCTGCCCGACAAGGCGATCGACCTGATCGACGAGGCCGGCGCGCGTCTGCGTCTCTCGATCCTGTCGGCCCCGCCGGAGCTTCGTGAGTTCGATGAGCGCATCGCGCTTGTTCGTGGCCGTAAAGAGGCCGCGATCGAGGAGCAGGACTTCGAGAAGGCCGCGTCGCTGCGCGATGAGGAGAAGAACCTCCTCGGCGAGCGACTGAGGCTTGAGAAGAAGTGGAAGTCGGGTGACGTCAAGGCGTCGGGCATCGTCGACGAGGGGCTGATCGCCGAGGTGCTGGCCCAGGCCACGGGCATCCCGGTCTTCAAGCTCACCGAAGAAGAGTCCAGCCGTCTCATGTTCATGGAGAAGGCCCTGCACCAGCGGGTCATCGGGCAGGAAGAGGCCATCGCGGCCCTGTCGCGCACGATCCGCCGCACGCGGTCGGGCCTCAAAGACCCGAAGCGCCCCTCAGGCTCGTTCATCTTCGCCGGCCCCACGGGTGTCGGTAAGACCGAGCTCGCCAAGGCACTCGCGGAGTTCCTGTTCGACGATGAGAACGCGCTCATCTCGCTCGACATGAGTGAGTACGGCGAGAAGCACACCGTTTCGCGCCTCTTCGGTGCCCCTCCCGGGTTCGTCGGTTTCGAAGAGGGTGGCCAGCTCACCGAGAAGGTGCGCCGCAAGCCGTTCAGCGTGGTGCTGTTCGACGAGATCGAGAAGGCTCACCCCGACATCTTCAACTCCCTGCTACAGATTCTGGAAGAGGGCCGGTTGACTGATGGACAGGGTCGCGTCGTCGACTTCAAGAACACCGTGATCATCATGACGACCAACCTCGGTACGAAAGACATCACCGGGTCGCCGATCGGTTTCCAGTCGCAGACGAACGTGTCGACGTCGTACGACCGCATGAAGGGCAAGGTCAACGAGGAGCTGAAGAAGCACTTCAAGCCCGAGTTCCTGAACCGCGTCGACGACACGATCGTGTTCCCGCAGCTGTCGAAAGAGGAGCTGCTGCAGATCGTCGACCTGTTCATCGGCCGCCTGCGCGATCGCCTTCTCGACCGCGACCTGTCAATCGAGCTGTCGCTCGCTGCGAAGGAGCGCCTCATCGAGGTCGGGTTCGACCCGTCCCTCGGTGCTCGCCCGCTGCGTCGTGCCATGCAGAACGAGGTCGAAGACCGCTTGTCTGAGCGCATCCTCCTGGGTGAACTCAACGCGGGCGACAAGATCTACGTCGACTTCGTCGAGGGCGAGTTCACCTTCCTGACGACGTCGCCCGAGCCCCTTGCAGCCATCACGGCTGAGGCCGCCGGGGCTGCTGCGATCGACTAG
- a CDS encoding amino-acid N-acetyltransferase: MTSADMSAARPESGAITVRRARTSDVPWIQRLVEPLVQERILLGKDSVVFYEAVQEFRIAVDADGTPIGCGALHVFWEDLGEVRTLAVDRGWLGRGVGHALLDAIENDARELGLSRLFCLTFEVAFFERHGFVASPLALVAPDVYAELVRSPDEGVAEFLDLARVKPNTLGNTRMLKHL; encoded by the coding sequence ATGACCAGCGCAGATATGTCCGCCGCCCGCCCCGAATCAGGGGCAATCACGGTACGGCGCGCGCGCACGAGCGATGTGCCGTGGATCCAGCGCTTGGTGGAGCCGCTCGTGCAGGAACGCATTCTGCTCGGCAAGGACTCTGTGGTGTTCTACGAAGCGGTGCAGGAGTTCCGCATCGCGGTCGACGCAGACGGCACTCCGATCGGTTGCGGCGCGCTTCACGTCTTCTGGGAAGATCTCGGCGAAGTCCGTACCCTCGCGGTCGACCGCGGCTGGCTGGGCAGGGGCGTCGGCCACGCGCTGCTGGATGCGATCGAGAACGACGCCCGCGAGCTCGGCCTCTCGCGCTTGTTCTGCCTCACCTTCGAGGTCGCGTTCTTCGAGCGGCACGGTTTTGTGGCCTCCCCCTTGGCGCTCGTCGCACCCGACGTCTACGCCGAGCTGGTGCGTTCACCCGACGAGGGTGTCGCCGAGTTCCTGGACCTCGCGCGCGTGAAGCCGAACACTCTCGGCAACACGCGCATGCTGAAGCACCTGTAG
- a CDS encoding alpha/beta hydrolase: MTKSMPTPIPARVRAWGWFMDRFRSMHIATMSPADIAHNQTMRHVPAPVRRMLFGSRQPGTTVEDWSVPSLNGHTIPVRIYRPRASGDTSAGLPPAPLPVVIYLHGGGWTLFGGLDMCDWLPSRVAARLGAVVVAVDYRLAPEHPFPAAVDDCYAALEWVSANDVELGVDPNRLAVIGDSAGGNLSAVLTLLARDRSGPPIAAQGLIYPVTDTTLDDESMRENSDKPVLHRDDMAAFFDYYLGSDESAPERSDIRVAPLRAVSFAGLPPTLVQVGEHDVLRDQGVAYARGFQQAETYVELITYPGAPHGWVTYPLIMRSTADRATDDLVKFLSRFLSAPHPSTLVE, from the coding sequence ATGACGAAGTCGATGCCGACCCCGATCCCGGCGCGCGTTCGCGCCTGGGGTTGGTTCATGGACCGCTTCCGCTCGATGCACATCGCCACAATGAGCCCGGCAGACATCGCCCACAACCAGACGATGCGGCACGTGCCGGCGCCGGTTCGCCGGATGCTCTTCGGTTCCCGTCAACCGGGCACCACGGTAGAGGATTGGTCTGTGCCGTCACTGAACGGTCACACCATCCCCGTGCGCATCTACCGACCGCGGGCATCGGGAGATACCTCGGCGGGCCTCCCTCCCGCGCCACTGCCGGTCGTGATCTATCTGCACGGCGGCGGCTGGACGCTCTTCGGCGGGCTCGACATGTGCGACTGGCTTCCCAGCAGGGTGGCGGCCCGGCTGGGAGCGGTCGTGGTAGCCGTCGACTACCGGCTGGCCCCCGAGCATCCGTTTCCCGCAGCAGTCGACGACTGTTACGCCGCTTTGGAGTGGGTGTCTGCCAACGATGTGGAGCTCGGTGTCGACCCGAATCGCCTCGCAGTGATCGGCGACAGCGCGGGCGGCAACCTCTCGGCCGTGCTGACGTTGCTGGCCCGTGACCGCTCGGGCCCACCCATCGCCGCCCAGGGGCTGATCTACCCGGTGACCGACACGACGCTCGACGATGAGTCGATGCGCGAGAATTCCGACAAGCCCGTTCTGCACAGGGACGACATGGCTGCGTTCTTCGACTACTACCTCGGTTCAGACGAGTCGGCGCCCGAGCGAAGCGATATCCGGGTTGCGCCACTCAGGGCGGTTTCGTTCGCCGGGCTGCCGCCCACTCTCGTGCAGGTCGGCGAGCACGACGTTCTGCGCGACCAGGGCGTCGCCTATGCACGTGGTTTTCAGCAGGCCGAGACCTATGTCGAGCTGATCACCTATCCCGGTGCGCCCCACGGCTGGGTGACGTACCCGCTGATCATGAGGTCAACGGCCGACCGCGCCACCGACGACCTCGTGAAGTTCCTCAGCCGCTTCCTCTCGGCTCCGCACCCATCCACGCTGGTTGAGTAG
- a CDS encoding phenylacetate--CoA ligase family protein: MLTQPVPLRRQQLRQAALRVATAGVTAFYSVYRLHPALWRFTARHYQPSFERFARINAWMICQQAYLDVPAYRQYQNENGFRFRWWRLGAYSPTSKKEYVDRYPEASRCWNGEIVTVGTVVDESSGSSGKPYNWMRSKQELATVHKNVAGYITLLFGSRKLFCINAFSMGAWATGTNTGLAMSKVAMVKNTGPDIDKIVDTLRHFGPGYTYLISAYPPFLKHLRDRLDAEGFDWDAHDLNGFVGGEALTEGLRDYIEKRFSRVYSGYGASDLTIGMAGESDLSVWLRRSLVANPALRTLVLGDGEERTPMIFQYNPLETYLETTDAGELLVTLNSTAIMSPKVRYNIGDEASIVTFPEMQGYVSQFPRLALAFERAFAIQRMKLPFVLLFGRKDSTISYMGANIYPLDVENGLYQNNPHANAIESFKLSLLDIGDLEQRPVIHLQLRADAELDEKAVAELRERSAAGVLAHLASVSRDIAQSLEEDPTASDVRIEVHPHGTGVFAGGSSKIKNVYLVDADDRGAA; encoded by the coding sequence ATGCTCACTCAACCCGTTCCGCTTCGCCGGCAGCAGCTGCGTCAGGCCGCACTCCGCGTCGCCACGGCCGGGGTGACGGCGTTCTACAGCGTCTATCGCCTGCACCCGGCGCTCTGGCGCTTCACCGCGCGGCACTACCAGCCGTCATTCGAGCGCTTCGCGCGAATCAACGCATGGATGATCTGCCAGCAGGCCTATCTCGACGTGCCGGCGTACCGGCAGTACCAGAACGAGAACGGATTCCGGTTTCGCTGGTGGAGGCTGGGCGCCTACTCGCCCACCTCGAAGAAGGAGTACGTCGACCGCTACCCGGAGGCCTCGAGGTGCTGGAACGGCGAGATCGTCACCGTTGGCACGGTCGTCGACGAGTCGAGCGGGTCCAGCGGCAAGCCCTACAACTGGATGCGCTCCAAACAGGAACTCGCGACCGTGCACAAGAACGTGGCCGGCTACATCACCCTGCTCTTCGGCTCTCGAAAGCTGTTCTGCATCAATGCCTTCTCGATGGGCGCCTGGGCGACCGGAACCAACACAGGGCTCGCCATGTCGAAGGTCGCCATGGTGAAGAACACCGGCCCCGACATCGACAAGATCGTCGACACCCTGCGTCACTTCGGGCCGGGCTACACCTATCTCATCAGCGCCTACCCGCCCTTTCTCAAGCACCTGCGTGACCGGCTCGATGCCGAAGGTTTCGACTGGGACGCCCACGACCTCAACGGCTTCGTCGGTGGCGAAGCGCTGACCGAGGGCCTCCGCGACTACATCGAGAAACGCTTCTCTCGCGTGTATTCGGGGTACGGGGCCTCTGACCTGACCATCGGCATGGCGGGCGAGAGCGACCTCTCGGTGTGGCTGCGCCGGAGCCTGGTGGCCAATCCCGCGTTGCGCACCCTCGTGCTCGGTGATGGCGAAGAACGCACCCCGATGATCTTCCAGTACAACCCGCTCGAGACCTACCTCGAGACCACCGACGCCGGTGAACTTCTCGTCACGCTCAACTCGACCGCGATCATGAGCCCCAAGGTGCGCTACAACATCGGCGACGAGGCCTCGATCGTCACGTTCCCCGAGATGCAGGGCTACGTCAGCCAGTTTCCGCGCCTCGCCCTTGCCTTCGAGCGGGCTTTCGCCATCCAGCGCATGAAGCTGCCGTTCGTGCTGCTCTTCGGCCGTAAGGATTCGACGATCTCCTACATGGGCGCGAACATCTACCCGCTCGATGTGGAGAACGGCCTGTACCAGAACAACCCCCACGCCAACGCGATCGAGTCGTTCAAACTGAGCCTGCTCGACATCGGCGACCTCGAACAGCGGCCGGTCATCCACCTGCAGTTGCGGGCCGACGCCGAGCTCGACGAGAAGGCCGTCGCCGAGTTGCGGGAGCGATCCGCTGCGGGAGTGCTCGCGCATCTGGCCAGCGTGTCGCGAGACATCGCGCAGTCGCTCGAAGAAGACCCGACCGCCTCCGACGTGCGCATCGAGGTGCACCCGCACGGCACCGGGGTGTTCGCCGGCGGGTCTAGCAAGATCAAGAATGTTTACCTGGTGGACGCGGATGATCGGGGGGCCGCCTGA
- a CDS encoding 8-oxo-dGTP diphosphatase, with product MAGYQVCVCYLTRERPDGRREVLLGRKLTGLGIGKVVGPGGKIELGESAREAIVREVWEETGIRVAPDDLREAGYLRYEFPHKPSWSQDSTVFVCEVWEGEAVASAELVPEWFALDELPVAEMWDDAKHWLPRVLGGERVDAWFSFNADNATVADSLIQ from the coding sequence ATGGCGGGCTACCAGGTGTGCGTCTGTTACCTCACACGCGAGCGGCCGGATGGTCGCCGCGAGGTGCTGCTCGGCCGCAAGCTCACGGGGCTGGGCATCGGCAAGGTCGTCGGCCCGGGCGGCAAGATCGAGCTGGGCGAGAGTGCGCGCGAGGCAATCGTTCGGGAGGTCTGGGAGGAAACGGGCATCCGAGTCGCCCCGGACGACCTGAGGGAGGCGGGGTACCTGCGCTACGAGTTCCCGCACAAGCCTTCGTGGAGCCAGGATTCGACGGTGTTCGTGTGCGAGGTGTGGGAGGGTGAAGCTGTAGCGTCGGCCGAGCTTGTCCCCGAATGGTTCGCCCTCGACGAACTGCCGGTCGCGGAGATGTGGGACGACGCGAAGCACTGGCTGCCGCGAGTGCTGGGCGGCGAGCGTGTCGACGCGTGGTTCTCGTTCAACGCCGACAACGCGACGGTCGCCGATTCGCTGATCCAATGA
- the ptsP gene encoding phosphoenolpyruvate--protein phosphotransferase — MLLHGVGVGRGLSVGSTLRMPEPLPEPADEISQASPAEEFARVKAALAHVAADLEARGEKAGGEAQDVLGAQALMAQDPTLVDDIEERLANHKSADRAVFEAFANFRDLLLQMGGYMAERATDLDDVSQRIIASLRGVAAPGVPESDTPFILVAHDLAPADTALLDLAKVIGLITREGGPTSHTAILARSKSIPAIVGVEGAEGLPDGTLVILDAGAGTVRTAPSTSEIEQANIRIAERLAVASAPLTPGALADGTLVPLLANLGSADGAEEALAAGAEGVGLFRTEFLFLDATEAPSVETQLREYERMLRAFAGKKVVVRVLDAGADKPLSFLNDEKEENPALGLRGIRALRASEQILTDQLAALALAESAVNDSASPGERVELWVMAPMIADSDDTEYFVSLAREAGIRVAGVMAEVPSSALVADQIFETADFVSIGTNDLTQYTLAADRLLGSVANLQDPWHPAVLRLVGMLGRAGRNAGKPVGVCGEAAADPALAVVLVGLGVTTLSMTPAALADVRAELARHTLAEAQELARAAIAATSAERARTAVLRLSAANAVG, encoded by the coding sequence ATGCTGTTGCACGGTGTCGGTGTCGGTCGGGGCCTTTCTGTCGGATCGACCCTGCGCATGCCTGAACCGTTGCCGGAGCCCGCCGATGAGATCAGCCAGGCGTCGCCTGCCGAGGAGTTCGCACGGGTCAAAGCTGCGCTGGCCCATGTTGCAGCCGACCTCGAAGCGCGCGGCGAGAAGGCCGGGGGAGAAGCGCAGGATGTTCTGGGTGCCCAGGCCCTGATGGCCCAGGACCCGACGCTGGTCGACGACATCGAAGAGCGTCTGGCGAACCACAAGTCGGCCGACCGGGCCGTGTTCGAGGCGTTTGCGAACTTTCGCGACCTGCTGCTGCAGATGGGCGGCTACATGGCCGAACGCGCGACCGACCTCGATGACGTCTCGCAGCGCATCATCGCGAGTCTCAGGGGAGTTGCGGCGCCGGGTGTTCCCGAGTCAGACACGCCGTTCATTCTCGTGGCGCACGACCTCGCCCCGGCCGACACGGCACTGCTCGACCTCGCGAAGGTCATCGGCCTCATCACCCGCGAGGGTGGCCCCACCTCGCACACCGCCATTCTCGCCCGGTCGAAGTCGATCCCGGCGATCGTCGGTGTCGAGGGGGCAGAAGGCCTGCCCGACGGCACGCTGGTGATTCTGGATGCTGGAGCCGGCACTGTGCGCACCGCGCCGTCGACATCAGAGATCGAACAGGCGAACATCCGCATCGCCGAGCGGCTGGCCGTGGCCTCGGCGCCGCTGACACCCGGAGCGCTGGCTGACGGAACGCTCGTGCCGCTTCTCGCGAACCTCGGCTCGGCCGACGGCGCCGAAGAGGCGCTCGCAGCGGGGGCCGAGGGTGTGGGGCTGTTTCGCACCGAGTTCCTCTTTCTCGATGCGACCGAGGCGCCCTCCGTCGAGACCCAGCTGCGCGAATACGAGCGGATGCTGCGGGCCTTCGCCGGCAAGAAGGTCGTCGTTCGTGTGCTCGACGCGGGTGCCGACAAGCCGCTGAGTTTTCTCAACGACGAGAAGGAGGAGAATCCGGCACTGGGACTGCGGGGCATCCGTGCCCTTCGGGCGAGCGAGCAGATCCTCACCGACCAGCTCGCCGCGCTGGCTCTGGCGGAGTCCGCCGTGAATGACTCGGCCTCCCCGGGTGAGCGGGTCGAGCTCTGGGTCATGGCGCCGATGATCGCCGACAGTGACGACACCGAGTACTTCGTCTCGCTGGCGCGGGAGGCGGGCATCCGGGTCGCGGGCGTCATGGCTGAAGTTCCGTCGTCGGCGCTCGTGGCCGACCAGATCTTCGAGACGGCCGACTTCGTGAGCATCGGCACCAACGACCTCACGCAGTACACCCTCGCCGCCGACCGCCTGCTCGGCTCGGTGGCGAACCTGCAGGACCCGTGGCACCCGGCGGTGCTGCGACTGGTCGGGATGCTCGGCAGGGCCGGCCGCAATGCGGGCAAGCCCGTGGGTGTGTGCGGCGAGGCCGCGGCCGACCCGGCGCTTGCGGTGGTATTGGTGGGGCTCGGGGTCACGACGCTCTCGATGACGCCTGCTGCGCTGGCCGATGTGCGCGCCGAACTCGCACGCCACACGCTGGCCGAGGCCCAGGAGCTTGCGCGCGCGGCCATCGCAGCGACCTCGGCGGAGCGTGCCCGCACGGCTGTGCTGCGGCTCTCCGCTGCCAACGCCGTGGGCTGA
- a CDS encoding carboxylesterase/lipase family protein: MSTSVLRNDLEIETAEGIVRGVRERGVETWRGIAYAEPPVGALRFRAPRPPLPFTGVQDARHFGHVSPQSREGNFIGAAKNATMSEDCLTLNVVRPVRGASAGHPEPDVVQAAHAGHLLPVMVFIHGGAYSVGSSAEVPRNGDTLAREGNVVYVSINYRLGALGFLDFTAYSSADRPIENNLGLKDCVAALKWVQANIRAFGGDPDSVTLFGESAGANAVTTLMTVPSAAGLFARAIAQSSPTNAVYPPELTRVWAEQFVELLSERIANDSVENTTAEDGGEMLVNARWGDLVRATDALTMRAPDTDPGTIALCPVIDGDFLPERPLDVFKAGRAHRVPLIIGTNDREGALFIGRLDILATTPKRIRAIFSKTKKKARKAIKAEYPGLPEKRPAADFGGDYAFWYPTVKVAERHSRFAPVYFYRFDLAPRLVRLAGFDATHGIELFALFDRMHGAFGRTMTLLGGRRSFLRSGARMRGWWSAFAYEGDPNADRWNGGRGTGGGAPSAGDGERDVAVAAPNAAAWDGERRAAVGAPSAGESGLDRSRPPWPRYEEESRLTLIIDAVDRVESDPRASRRLAWQAFVPHV; the protein is encoded by the coding sequence ATGTCGACTTCGGTTCTGCGCAACGACCTCGAGATCGAGACGGCCGAAGGTATCGTGCGCGGGGTACGCGAACGCGGCGTCGAAACCTGGCGTGGCATCGCCTACGCCGAGCCGCCTGTCGGTGCACTGCGGTTCAGGGCGCCCCGGCCTCCGCTGCCGTTCACCGGCGTGCAGGATGCCCGGCACTTCGGCCACGTCTCGCCGCAGTCGCGCGAGGGCAACTTCATCGGTGCGGCGAAGAACGCCACCATGAGCGAGGACTGCCTGACCCTGAACGTGGTGCGGCCTGTGCGGGGCGCGTCGGCCGGGCATCCGGAGCCGGACGTAGTGCAGGCCGCGCACGCAGGCCACCTGCTTCCCGTCATGGTGTTCATCCACGGCGGGGCGTACAGCGTGGGCTCGTCTGCCGAGGTGCCGCGAAACGGCGACACCCTAGCGCGCGAGGGCAACGTCGTGTACGTCAGCATCAACTACCGCCTCGGGGCGCTCGGCTTTCTCGACTTCACGGCCTACTCGAGCGCCGACCGCCCGATCGAGAACAACCTGGGGCTGAAGGACTGCGTTGCGGCGCTGAAGTGGGTTCAGGCGAACATCCGTGCGTTCGGCGGTGACCCGGATTCAGTGACGCTGTTCGGCGAGTCTGCCGGCGCCAACGCCGTGACGACGCTGATGACCGTGCCGTCGGCCGCCGGGCTCTTTGCGCGCGCGATCGCCCAGAGCTCGCCGACGAACGCGGTCTATCCGCCCGAGCTCACCCGCGTCTGGGCCGAACAGTTCGTCGAGCTGCTCAGTGAACGCATTGCGAACGACAGCGTCGAGAACACCACGGCAGAAGACGGGGGTGAGATGCTCGTGAACGCGCGCTGGGGCGACCTGGTGAGGGCGACCGATGCCCTCACGATGCGGGCGCCAGACACAGACCCGGGCACGATCGCGCTCTGCCCGGTCATCGACGGTGACTTTCTGCCGGAGCGCCCGCTCGACGTGTTCAAGGCGGGCCGCGCGCATCGGGTGCCGCTCATCATCGGCACCAATGACCGCGAGGGGGCGCTCTTCATCGGGCGACTCGACATTCTGGCGACGACGCCCAAGCGAATCCGGGCGATCTTCTCCAAGACGAAGAAGAAGGCACGCAAGGCCATCAAGGCCGAGTACCCCGGCCTGCCCGAGAAGCGCCCGGCGGCCGACTTCGGTGGCGATTACGCCTTCTGGTACCCCACGGTGAAGGTAGCCGAGCGTCACTCGCGGTTCGCGCCGGTGTACTTCTACCGCTTCGACCTCGCCCCGCGTCTGGTGCGCCTGGCCGGATTCGATGCGACGCACGGCATCGAGCTCTTCGCGCTGTTCGACCGGATGCACGGGGCCTTCGGCCGCACGATGACGCTGTTGGGCGGGCGAAGGTCGTTCCTGCGTTCGGGAGCCCGCATGCGCGGCTGGTGGAGCGCGTTCGCGTACGAGGGCGACCCGAATGCCGATAGGTGGAACGGTGGGCGCGGTACCGGGGGAGGCGCTCCGAGTGCCGGGGACGGCGAGCGCGATGTGGCGGTAGCCGCTCCGAATGCCGCCGCGTGGGATGGTGAGCGTCGTGCGGCGGTAGGCGCTCCGAGTGCCGGGGAGTCGGGCCTGGACCGGTCGCGCCCTCCGTGGCCACGGTACGAGGAGGAATCCCGCCTCACGCTCATCATCGACGCGGTCGACCGGGTGGAGTCAGATCCGCGCGCGTCGCGTCGCCTGGCCTGGCAAGCCTTCGTTCCTCACGTCTAG